A genomic region of Streptomyces sp. R33 contains the following coding sequences:
- a CDS encoding M48 family metallopeptidase: MTETGFEKVPARDRRRFPGISSRAYEHPADRSALVALRKLSGFDTVFKALSGLLPERSLRLLFLSDSVRVGETQFPHLYAMLRDACYILDLERVPQMYVQQDPKPNAMCIGLDEPIIVVTTGLVELLDEEEMRAVVGHEVGHALSGHAVYRTILLFLTGLALKVAWIPLGNVAIMAIVTALREWFRKSELSADRAGLLVGQDLQASMRGLMKLAGGNHLHEMNVDAFLAQAEEYESSGDLRDSVLKILNMLPRTHPFATVRAAELKKWSQNRDYQRIMDGHYPRRDEDKDTSVTDSFRESAAHYADAVRSSKDPLFKLVGDIAGGAADVGGKLRDKFTGAAGGAGTGSGASSADKGGPATEQG, from the coding sequence ATGACGGAGACCGGGTTCGAGAAGGTGCCGGCGCGGGACCGCAGGAGGTTTCCCGGTATTTCCTCGCGCGCGTACGAGCACCCGGCGGACCGCTCGGCGTTGGTGGCGCTGCGCAAGCTGAGCGGCTTCGACACCGTGTTCAAGGCCCTGAGCGGGCTGCTTCCGGAGCGGAGCCTGCGCCTGCTCTTCCTGTCGGACTCGGTGCGGGTGGGCGAGACGCAGTTCCCGCACCTGTACGCGATGCTGCGCGACGCCTGTTACATCCTGGACCTGGAGAGGGTCCCGCAGATGTACGTGCAGCAGGACCCCAAGCCGAACGCCATGTGCATCGGGCTCGACGAGCCGATCATCGTGGTGACGACGGGCCTGGTCGAGCTGCTCGACGAGGAGGAGATGCGGGCGGTCGTGGGCCACGAGGTGGGCCATGCGCTGTCGGGGCACGCGGTGTACCGCACGATCCTGCTGTTCCTGACGGGTCTGGCGCTGAAGGTGGCGTGGATCCCGCTGGGCAATGTGGCGATCATGGCGATCGTGACGGCGCTGCGGGAGTGGTTCCGCAAGTCGGAGCTGTCGGCGGACCGGGCGGGGCTGCTGGTCGGACAGGACCTGCAGGCCTCGATGCGGGGCCTGATGAAGCTCGCGGGCGGCAACCACCTCCACGAGATGAACGTGGACGCGTTCCTGGCCCAGGCCGAGGAGTACGAGTCGAGCGGTGATCTGCGCGACTCGGTGCTGAAGATCCTCAACATGCTGCCGCGGACGCACCCCTTCGCCACGGTGCGGGCGGCCGAGCTGAAGAAGTGGTCTCAGAACAGGGACTACCAGCGGATCATGGACGGCCACTACCCGCGGCGGGACGAGGACAAGGACACCTCGGTCACGGACTCCTTCCGGGAGTCGGCCGCGCACTACGCGGACGCGGTGCGCAGCAGCAAGGACCCGCTGTTCAAGCTCGTCGGCGACATCGCGGGCGGCGCGGCCGACGTCGGCGGCAAGCTGCGCGACAAGTTCACGGGCGCGGCCGGCGGCGCCGGTACGGGCTCGGGCGCGAGCTCCGCGGACAAGGGCGGCCCCGCTACGGAGCAGGGCTGA
- the nadD gene encoding nicotinate-nucleotide adenylyltransferase, giving the protein MGEQEMPTGPVKRRLGVMGGTFDPIHHGHLVAASEVAALFHLDEVVFVPTGQPWQKSQRAVSPAEDRYLMTVIATASNPQFSVSRIDIDRGGPTYTIDTLRDLSALNEDADLFFITGADALAQILTWRNADELFSLAHFIGVTRPGHVLTDDGLPEDGVSLVQVPALAISSTDCRARVAQGDPVWYLVPDGVVRYIDKRELYRGA; this is encoded by the coding sequence ATGGGAGAGCAGGAGATGCCTACCGGCCCGGTCAAGCGCCGGCTCGGCGTGATGGGCGGGACATTCGACCCGATCCACCACGGACACCTGGTGGCCGCCAGCGAAGTGGCCGCCCTGTTCCACCTCGACGAGGTGGTGTTCGTACCGACCGGCCAGCCGTGGCAGAAGTCGCAGCGCGCCGTGTCCCCCGCCGAGGACCGCTATCTGATGACGGTCATCGCGACGGCCTCGAACCCCCAGTTCTCGGTGAGCCGCATCGACATCGACCGCGGCGGGCCGACGTACACGATCGACACCCTGCGTGATCTGAGCGCGCTCAACGAGGACGCCGACCTCTTCTTCATCACCGGCGCCGACGCCCTCGCCCAGATCCTGACCTGGCGGAACGCCGACGAGCTCTTCTCGCTCGCCCATTTCATCGGTGTGACCCGACCGGGCCACGTGCTCACCGACGACGGGCTCCCCGAGGACGGCGTCTCCCTGGTGCAGGTGCCCGCGCTGGCGATTTCGTCCACGGACTGCCGCGCACGGGTCGCCCAGGGGGATCCTGTCTGGTATTTGGTGCCCGACGGTGTGGTGCGCTACATCGACAAGCGTGAGCTGTACCGGGGAGCCTGA
- a CDS encoding LCP family protein, protein MNDRQDPYDPYATHEQQLIGYDAYGRPVYGQVPAQPAQYEQAYEQQYGYDQGYGQQAYYPQQQQQPQQQPAAPDYGQQEYPRTPGYGYDTQHTQQSQQWIPQQAAPEPPAPAPAAAPQPPRPAQVPEPRRAEEDGQDAPDYRTEQFAFIDQPDEDSEDVIDWLKFTESRTERREEARRRGRNRVVALIVVLALFVVGGAGYLWYAGKLPFLDGPGQKKDSAAAAGPQKRDMIVVHLHNTKKGGTSTALLVDNVTTKKGATVLLPNTLGVPKEDGTAAALGKAVEDGGVGVRDSLDSVLGTHIGGTWRLDTPFLENLVELVGGIETDTDVAVPADDAAKIPAVGQGPKQHLSGAMAVAYATYRGQGEPEAKQLDRLGKVLYGVLRKVPGDAKSATVTVESMGQILDPSLNAQALGALLARLGEHAKEGTDAYRTDVLAVKPDGMLTDDANKNVVKEVLGGSFTAAQAGTAPRVGLKDATGDDKTQVAAKAALLNGGYTFVDGGKADKTQPATQITYQDDAQRAKAVEVAKTLGLPETAVKKGENAVNADVVVTLGKDYKPS, encoded by the coding sequence GTGAACGACCGACAGGATCCGTACGACCCGTACGCCACCCATGAGCAGCAGCTCATCGGCTACGACGCGTACGGGCGGCCGGTGTACGGCCAGGTGCCCGCGCAGCCCGCCCAGTACGAGCAGGCGTACGAGCAGCAGTACGGCTACGACCAGGGCTACGGCCAGCAGGCGTACTACCCCCAGCAGCAGCAGCAGCCGCAGCAGCAGCCGGCCGCCCCGGACTACGGGCAGCAGGAGTACCCCCGGACGCCCGGCTACGGGTACGACACCCAGCACACGCAGCAGAGCCAGCAGTGGATCCCGCAGCAGGCCGCCCCCGAGCCCCCCGCCCCGGCCCCCGCGGCGGCGCCGCAGCCCCCGCGCCCCGCCCAGGTCCCCGAACCGCGCCGGGCCGAGGAGGACGGGCAGGACGCCCCCGACTACCGCACCGAGCAGTTCGCGTTCATCGACCAGCCGGACGAGGACTCCGAGGACGTCATCGACTGGCTCAAGTTCACCGAGAGCCGGACCGAGCGCCGCGAGGAGGCCCGCCGCCGCGGCCGCAACCGGGTGGTCGCGCTGATCGTCGTCCTCGCCCTCTTCGTCGTCGGCGGCGCCGGCTACCTCTGGTACGCGGGCAAGCTGCCGTTCCTCGACGGACCCGGGCAGAAGAAGGACAGCGCGGCCGCGGCCGGACCGCAGAAGCGCGACATGATCGTCGTCCACCTGCACAACACCAAGAAGGGCGGCACGTCCACGGCGCTGCTCGTCGACAACGTCACCACCAAGAAGGGCGCCACCGTCCTGCTGCCGAACACGCTGGGGGTCCCCAAGGAGGACGGCACCGCCGCCGCCCTCGGCAAGGCGGTCGAGGACGGCGGCGTGGGCGTACGGGACTCCCTCGACTCGGTGCTCGGCACCCACATCGGCGGCACCTGGCGCCTGGACACCCCGTTCCTGGAGAACCTGGTCGAGCTGGTCGGCGGCATCGAGACCGACACCGACGTCGCGGTCCCGGCCGACGACGCCGCCAAGATCCCGGCCGTGGGGCAGGGCCCGAAGCAGCACCTCAGCGGTGCGATGGCCGTCGCCTACGCCACGTACCGCGGCCAGGGCGAGCCCGAGGCCAAGCAGCTCGACCGGCTCGGCAAGGTGCTCTACGGGGTGCTGCGCAAGGTCCCCGGCGACGCGAAGTCGGCGACCGTCACCGTCGAGAGCATGGGCCAGATCCTCGACCCCTCCCTGAACGCCCAGGCACTCGGCGCCCTGCTCGCCAGGCTCGGCGAGCACGCCAAGGAGGGCACCGACGCGTACCGCACGGACGTCCTCGCGGTGAAGCCGGACGGCATGCTCACCGACGACGCCAACAAGAACGTCGTCAAGGAGGTGCTCGGCGGCAGCTTCACGGCGGCCCAGGCCGGCACCGCGCCGCGCGTCGGCCTCAAGGACGCCACCGGCGACGACAAGACGCAGGTCGCGGCGAAGGCCGCCCTGCTCAACGGCGGCTACACCTTCGTGGACGGGGGCAAGGCCGACAAGACCCAGCCCGCCACGCAGATCACGTACCAGGACGACGCGCAGCGGGCCAAGGCGGTCGAGGTCGCCAAGACGCTGGGCCTGCCGGAGACCGCGGTGAAGAAGGGCGAGAACGCCGTGAACGCCGACGTCGTGGTGACCCTGGGCAAGGACTACAAACCGTCCTGA
- the rsfS gene encoding ribosome silencing factor — protein sequence MTATDRSIELITAAAQAAADRLAHDIIAYDVSDVLSITDAFLLASAPNDRQVKSIVDEIEERLLKELGAKPVRREGDRDARWILLDYIDIVVHVQHSEERVFYALERLWKDCPEIELPEDAKLTKGKAEEHAKLREAAGDDDLDGDLF from the coding sequence GTGACCGCCACGGACCGCTCCATCGAGCTCATCACCGCCGCCGCCCAGGCCGCGGCCGACCGGCTCGCGCACGACATCATCGCGTACGACGTCAGCGACGTGCTGTCGATCACCGATGCCTTCCTGCTCGCCTCGGCGCCCAACGACCGCCAGGTCAAGTCGATCGTCGACGAGATCGAGGAGCGCCTGCTCAAGGAGCTCGGCGCCAAGCCGGTGCGCCGCGAGGGCGACCGCGACGCCCGCTGGATCCTGCTCGACTACATCGACATCGTCGTCCACGTGCAGCACAGCGAGGAGCGGGTCTTCTACGCGCTGGAGCGCCTGTGGAAGGACTGCCCCGAGATCGAGCTGCCCGAGGACGCCAAGCTCACCAAGGGCAAGGCGGAGGAGCACGCCAAGCTGCGCGAGGCGGCGGGCGACGACGACCTGGACGGTGATCTGTTCTGA
- a CDS encoding histidine phosphatase family protein, which produces MSTTATRKTGRKIVLWRHGQTSWNLERRFQGSTDIELTETGVAQARRAARLLASLQPDAIVASDLKRAAATAAELAAVTGLAVTRDAALRETYAGEWQGLTHDEIIEKYGEQYAAWKRGEPVRRGGGELETEVADRAAPVVLEHADRLPEGGTLVVVSHGGTIRTTIGRLLGLAAYDWEGLGGLSNCCWSVLGEGARGWRLMEHNAGTLPEPVLGDDD; this is translated from the coding sequence CTGAGCACCACCGCCACCCGGAAGACCGGCCGGAAGATCGTCCTCTGGCGACACGGCCAGACCTCGTGGAACCTGGAGCGCCGCTTCCAGGGCTCCACGGACATCGAGCTGACCGAGACGGGTGTGGCGCAGGCGCGCCGCGCCGCCCGGCTGCTCGCCTCGCTGCAGCCGGACGCCATCGTGGCCTCCGACCTGAAGCGGGCCGCCGCCACGGCAGCCGAGCTGGCCGCCGTCACGGGCCTGGCCGTGACCCGCGACGCCGCGCTGCGCGAGACGTACGCCGGTGAGTGGCAGGGCCTCACGCACGACGAGATCATCGAGAAGTACGGCGAGCAGTACGCGGCGTGGAAGCGCGGCGAGCCCGTGCGCCGCGGCGGCGGCGAGCTGGAGACCGAGGTCGCCGACCGGGCGGCGCCGGTGGTGCTGGAGCACGCCGACCGGCTGCCGGAGGGCGGCACGCTCGTCGTGGTCAGCCACGGCGGGACCATCCGTACGACCATCGGCCGGCTGCTGGGCCTGGCGGCGTACGACTGGGAGGGTCTGGGCGGGCTCTCCAACTGCTGCTGGTCCGTCCTCGGCGAGGGCGCGCGCGGCTGGCGTCTGATGGAGCACAACGCCGGCACGCTGCCGGAACCGGTGCTCGGCGACGACGACTGA
- the leuS gene encoding leucine--tRNA ligase, with protein sequence MSETNTPAPEAAEGHRYTAAMAADIEARWQDVWDAQGTYEAPNPTGDLAGDAAVVARPKKFIMDMFPYPSGAGLHVGHPLGYIATDVFARHQRMTGHNVLHTLGFDAFGLPAEQYAVQTGTHPRVSTEANIENMKLQLRRLGLGHDKRRSFATIDPDYYKWTQWIFLQVYNSWYDADAAKARPIAELVAAFEDGSREVPGGRGWAELTAGERAGVLNQYRLAYASDAPVNWCPGLGTVLANEEVTADGRSERGNFPVFKAKLSQWNMRITAYADRLLDDLDALDWPEAIKLQQRNWIGRSEGARVDFAVGDDAVTVFTTRPDTLFGATYMVLAPEHELVEKIVPAEWPEGTHQVWTGGAATPGEAVDAYRKQAAGKSDVERQAEAKDKTGVFTGAYAINPVSGDQVPVFIADYVLMGYGTGAIMAVPAHDSRDFEFARAFELPMRCVVEPSDDRDADPAEWDDAFSSYDGTIVNSTGEGVSLDGLGVVEAKAAITAWLAEQGIGEGTVNFRLRDWLFSRQRYWGEPFPIVYDEDGVAHPLPESMLPLELPEVEDYSPRTFEPDDATSQPETPLSRNEEWVNVELDLGDGRGVRPYRRETNTMPNWAGSCWYELRYLDPHNGSALVDPEIEQYWMGPREGAPHGGVDLYVGGAEHAVLHLLYARFWSKVLFDLGHVSSAEPFHKLFNQGMIQAYAYTDARGVYVPAAEVEERDGGYFYEGQPVKREHGKMGKSLKNAVTPDEICEEYGADTLRLYEMAMGPLDVSRPWDTRAVVGQYRLLQRLWRNIVDEETGQVTVVDGEPGEDTLRALHKAIDGAGADMAGLRFNTAIAKITELNNALTKAGRPLERSVAERLVLLIAPLAPHIAEELWHRLGHSDSVVHQDFPVADPAYVVDESVTCVVQIKGKVKARLEVPPTISEGDLEQLALADAAVVAALGGAEIRKVIVRAPKLVNIVV encoded by the coding sequence ATGAGCGAGACGAACACCCCGGCCCCCGAGGCGGCCGAGGGGCACCGTTACACGGCTGCCATGGCCGCCGACATCGAGGCACGCTGGCAGGACGTATGGGACGCGCAGGGCACCTACGAGGCCCCGAACCCGACCGGTGACCTGGCCGGGGACGCCGCGGTCGTCGCGCGGCCCAAGAAGTTCATCATGGACATGTTCCCGTACCCGTCCGGTGCGGGCCTGCACGTCGGTCACCCGCTGGGGTACATCGCCACCGACGTCTTCGCCCGCCACCAGCGGATGACCGGCCACAACGTCCTGCACACCCTGGGATTCGACGCCTTCGGCCTGCCGGCCGAGCAGTACGCCGTGCAGACCGGCACGCACCCGCGCGTGTCGACCGAGGCGAACATCGAGAACATGAAGCTCCAGCTGCGCCGGCTGGGCCTGGGCCACGACAAGCGCCGCTCGTTCGCGACGATCGACCCGGACTACTACAAGTGGACCCAGTGGATCTTCCTGCAGGTCTACAACTCCTGGTACGACGCGGACGCGGCGAAGGCCCGCCCGATCGCCGAGCTGGTCGCCGCCTTCGAGGACGGCTCCCGTGAGGTCCCCGGGGGCCGCGGCTGGGCCGAGCTGACCGCGGGCGAGCGCGCCGGCGTGCTGAACCAGTACCGGCTGGCGTACGCCTCGGACGCGCCCGTGAACTGGTGCCCCGGGCTGGGCACCGTACTGGCCAACGAGGAGGTCACCGCGGACGGCCGCTCCGAGCGCGGCAACTTCCCGGTCTTCAAGGCCAAGCTGAGCCAGTGGAACATGCGGATCACCGCGTACGCCGACCGGCTGCTGGACGACCTGGACGCGCTGGACTGGCCCGAGGCCATCAAGCTGCAGCAGCGGAACTGGATCGGCCGCAGCGAGGGCGCGCGCGTCGACTTCGCGGTCGGCGACGACGCCGTCACGGTGTTCACCACGCGTCCCGACACCCTGTTCGGCGCCACCTACATGGTGCTGGCGCCCGAGCACGAGCTGGTCGAGAAGATCGTCCCGGCCGAGTGGCCCGAGGGCACCCACCAGGTGTGGACCGGCGGCGCCGCGACCCCCGGCGAGGCCGTCGACGCGTACCGCAAGCAGGCCGCCGGGAAGTCGGACGTCGAGCGCCAGGCCGAGGCCAAGGACAAGACCGGTGTCTTCACCGGCGCGTACGCGATCAACCCGGTCAGCGGTGACCAGGTCCCCGTCTTCATCGCGGACTACGTGCTGATGGGCTACGGCACCGGCGCGATCATGGCCGTCCCGGCGCACGACAGCCGCGACTTCGAGTTCGCGCGCGCCTTCGAGCTGCCGATGCGCTGCGTCGTGGAGCCCTCGGACGACCGCGACGCAGACCCGGCCGAGTGGGACGACGCGTTCTCCTCGTACGACGGCACCATCGTGAACTCGACGGGCGAGGGCGTCTCCCTGGACGGTCTGGGCGTCGTCGAGGCGAAGGCCGCCATCACCGCGTGGCTGGCCGAGCAGGGCATCGGCGAGGGCACCGTCAACTTCCGCCTGCGCGACTGGCTGTTCAGCCGTCAGCGCTACTGGGGCGAGCCCTTCCCGATCGTCTACGACGAGGACGGCGTCGCGCACCCGCTGCCCGAGTCGATGCTGCCGCTGGAACTGCCCGAGGTCGAGGACTACTCGCCGCGCACGTTCGAGCCGGACGACGCCACCTCCCAGCCGGAGACCCCGCTGTCGCGGAACGAAGAGTGGGTCAACGTCGAGCTGGACCTGGGCGACGGCCGCGGCGTGCGTCCGTACCGCCGCGAGACCAACACCATGCCCAACTGGGCCGGTTCCTGCTGGTACGAGCTGCGCTACCTGGACCCGCACAACGGGTCCGCGCTGGTCGACCCGGAGATCGAGCAGTACTGGATGGGTCCGCGCGAGGGCGCGCCGCACGGCGGTGTCGACCTGTACGTCGGCGGCGCCGAGCACGCGGTGCTGCACCTGCTGTACGCCCGCTTCTGGTCGAAGGTGCTCTTCGACCTGGGTCACGTCTCCTCGGCCGAGCCGTTCCACAAGCTGTTCAACCAGGGCATGATCCAGGCGTACGCGTACACCGACGCGCGCGGCGTGTACGTGCCGGCGGCCGAGGTCGAGGAGCGCGACGGCGGCTACTTCTACGAGGGGCAGCCGGTCAAGCGCGAGCACGGCAAGATGGGCAAGTCCCTGAAGAACGCCGTCACGCCCGACGAGATCTGCGAGGAGTACGGCGCCGACACCCTGCGCCTGTACGAGATGGCGATGGGCCCGCTGGACGTCTCGCGTCCGTGGGACACCCGCGCCGTGGTCGGCCAGTACCGCCTGCTGCAGCGCCTGTGGCGCAACATCGTCGACGAGGAGACCGGCCAGGTCACCGTCGTGGACGGGGAGCCGGGCGAGGACACCCTGCGTGCGCTGCACAAGGCGATCGACGGGGCCGGCGCGGACATGGCGGGGCTGCGCTTCAACACCGCCATCGCGAAGATCACCGAGCTGAACAACGCCCTGACCAAGGCGGGGCGCCCGCTGGAGCGCTCGGTCGCGGAGCGGCTGGTCCTGCTGATCGCCCCGCTGGCCCCGCACATCGCGGAGGAGCTGTGGCACCGGCTGGGGCACAGCGACTCGGTGGTCCACCAGGACTTCCCGGTCGCGGACCCGGCTTACGTGGTGGACGAGAGCGTGACCTGCGTCGTCCAGATCAAGGGCAAGGTCAAGGCCCGCCTGGAGGTGCCGCCGACGATCTCCGAGGGTGACCTGGAGCAGCTGGCGCTGGCCGACGCGGCGGTCGTGGCGGCGCTGGGCGGGGCCGAGATCCGCAAGGTGATCGTGCGTGCGCCGAAGCTGGTGAACATCGTCGTCTGA
- a CDS encoding DegV family protein, with protein MSRHVAIVTDSTAYLPQPAMSRHGITSVPLTVVLGDEALEEGTEISARSLALALQKRRSVTTSRPSPEEFVRAYRAAAEAGATGIVSLHLSAEFSGTYDAAVVAAKTAPVPVRVVDTGMVAMALGFCALAAAETAEAGGSVDEAVAAAEKRAAEMSAYFYVDTLDYLRRGGRIGAAQALLGSALAVKPLLTLEGGRIEMLEKVRTASKAIARLEELAVERAGAGSVDVAVHHLAAPERAEKLAQRLRERIPGLVELHVSEVGAVIGAHTGPGLLAAVVSPR; from the coding sequence ATGTCCCGCCATGTCGCGATCGTCACCGATTCCACGGCCTACCTGCCTCAACCGGCCATGTCGCGGCACGGAATCACCTCCGTCCCGCTGACCGTGGTGCTCGGTGACGAGGCCCTCGAGGAGGGCACCGAGATCTCGGCCCGCAGCCTCGCCCTGGCCCTGCAGAAGCGTCGGTCGGTCACCACCTCGCGCCCCAGCCCGGAGGAGTTCGTACGGGCCTACAGGGCGGCCGCGGAGGCCGGCGCGACCGGCATCGTCAGCCTGCACCTGTCCGCCGAGTTCTCCGGCACCTACGACGCCGCCGTCGTCGCCGCCAAGACCGCCCCGGTGCCCGTCCGCGTCGTCGACACCGGCATGGTCGCGATGGCCCTCGGGTTCTGCGCGCTCGCCGCCGCCGAGACGGCCGAAGCGGGCGGCTCCGTGGACGAGGCCGTGGCCGCCGCCGAGAAGCGGGCCGCGGAGATGTCGGCGTACTTCTACGTGGACACCCTCGACTACCTGCGCCGCGGGGGCCGTATCGGGGCCGCCCAGGCCCTGCTGGGCTCGGCCCTCGCCGTCAAGCCGCTGCTCACGCTGGAGGGCGGCCGGATCGAGATGCTGGAGAAGGTGCGTACGGCCTCCAAGGCCATCGCCCGCCTGGAGGAGCTGGCCGTCGAGCGGGCCGGGGCGGGCAGCGTCGACGTGGCCGTGCACCACCTCGCCGCGCCCGAGCGGGCCGAGAAGCTCGCGCAGCGACTCCGGGAGCGCATTCCCGGCCTGGTCGAGCTGCACGTCAGCGAGGTCGGTGCGGTGATCGGCGCGCACACGGGGCCGGGGCTGCTGGCGGCGGTCGTCTCGCCCCGCTGA
- a CDS encoding helix-hairpin-helix domain-containing protein — protein MTLRTRTSHPSGATSGPGRPRFFDGRLRHRRGRARPQHPEPAAVRRRAEALLGGSGPPQAPPPGAAGREASSSEVPRPEAASGPGAGIRSVADPPPQEIPLSGAVAFRLAVRERLPLWLQTRCGVEPRTVAAVAVVLVAAVAFGAQQYSSARPQPVTAPPVVTQAPAPGPGAPVAGGGAGSRIVVDVSGKVRDPGVRRLPAGSRVEDALAAAGGVRPGTDTTGLNRARVLLDGEQVVVGAPAQPAPGGPGSGAGQGVGSAAGPLSLGTATVEQLDGLPGVGPVLAQHIVEFRTARGGFRSVEELRQVDGIGERRFADLRKLVRP, from the coding sequence ATGACTCTTCGCACGCGTACCTCGCATCCCTCCGGAGCCACCAGCGGACCCGGCCGTCCCCGTTTCTTCGACGGGCGGCTGCGCCACCGCCGGGGCCGCGCCCGCCCGCAGCATCCCGAGCCCGCGGCGGTGCGCCGCCGAGCCGAAGCCCTGCTCGGCGGCAGCGGCCCGCCGCAGGCGCCGCCGCCGGGCGCGGCGGGGCGGGAGGCCTCGTCATCGGAGGTGCCGCGGCCTGAGGCGGCGTCGGGTCCGGGGGCCGGGATCCGGTCCGTGGCCGATCCGCCGCCCCAGGAGATCCCGCTGTCCGGCGCAGTGGCGTTCCGGCTCGCCGTGCGGGAGAGGCTGCCGCTGTGGCTGCAGACCCGGTGCGGGGTGGAGCCGCGGACGGTGGCCGCCGTGGCGGTGGTGCTGGTCGCCGCGGTCGCTTTCGGTGCGCAGCAGTACTCGTCGGCCCGGCCGCAGCCGGTGACCGCGCCCCCGGTGGTCACCCAGGCGCCGGCGCCCGGTCCCGGGGCTCCCGTCGCCGGAGGAGGTGCCGGCTCGCGGATCGTGGTGGACGTCAGCGGCAAGGTCCGCGACCCCGGAGTGCGGCGGCTGCCCGCCGGTTCGCGGGTCGAGGACGCGCTGGCCGCCGCCGGGGGAGTGCGGCCCGGTACGGACACCACCGGGCTCAACCGGGCGCGGGTCCTGCTCGACGGCGAGCAGGTGGTGGTGGGCGCCCCGGCGCAGCCTGCCCCGGGCGGGCCGGGTTCCGGAGCCGGGCAGGGCGTCGGCTCGGCTGCCGGCCCGCTGAGCCTCGGCACGGCCACGGTGGAGCAGCTGGACGGCCTGCCCGGGGTCGGCCCGGTCCTGGCGCAGCACATCGTGGAGTTCCGCACCGCCCGCGGCGGCTTCCGCTCGGTGGAGGAGCTCCGGCAGGTCGACGGCATCGGCGAGCGGCGCTTCGCCGACCTGCGCAAGCTGGTCAGGCCGTGA
- a CDS encoding YceI family protein produces MFGRRRGMETAGSAVPHTSATLTLPHAARLLSCRVLDTVHQPVRQAKFEVTDPIGRRIVSGETDPYGGFTAAVPEGEYRLSVTAEGYAPFHGATLVGDATQPGTGEIVLDAVEPPLLPAPGHWELDPTHSSIAFTAQHIGFARIRGRFNTFAGAVRIADRMEDSSMHVIIDAASIDTGVRLRDDHLRSGDFLDAARHSTVEFYSERFIHRSGSRWTVAGALTLHGVSRSVTLDTEYLGLGTGLEGEPRAACRATTELHREDFTLNWQSVLAHGIAAIGSSVEVALDIQIVHKA; encoded by the coding sequence ATGTTCGGTCGCCGAAGAGGGATGGAGACGGCAGGAAGTGCCGTTCCGCACACATCCGCGACACTGACGCTGCCTCATGCGGCGCGACTGCTCAGCTGCCGTGTCCTCGACACCGTCCACCAGCCGGTCAGGCAGGCCAAGTTCGAGGTCACGGACCCGATCGGCCGGCGCATCGTCAGCGGCGAGACCGACCCGTACGGCGGGTTCACCGCGGCCGTGCCGGAGGGCGAGTACCGGCTCTCCGTCACCGCCGAGGGCTACGCGCCCTTCCACGGGGCGACGCTGGTGGGGGACGCGACGCAGCCGGGCACCGGGGAGATCGTCCTCGACGCCGTGGAGCCGCCGCTGCTGCCGGCGCCCGGGCACTGGGAACTCGACCCGACGCACTCGTCCATCGCGTTCACGGCCCAGCACATCGGCTTCGCCCGGATCCGCGGCCGGTTCAACACGTTCGCCGGGGCGGTACGGATAGCCGACCGCATGGAGGACTCCTCCATGCACGTGATCATCGACGCGGCGAGCATCGACACCGGTGTGCGGTTGCGGGACGACCACCTGCGGTCCGGCGACTTCCTGGACGCGGCACGGCATTCGACGGTCGAGTTCTACAGCGAGCGGTTCATCCACCGCAGCGGCAGCCGCTGGACCGTCGCGGGCGCCCTGACCCTGCACGGGGTCAGCCGCTCGGTGACCTTGGACACCGAGTACCTGGGCCTCGGCACCGGGCTGGAGGGCGAACCGCGTGCGGCCTGCCGGGCCACCACCGAGCTGCACCGCGAGGACTTCACCCTCAACTGGCAGTCCGTGCTGGCCCACGGGATAGCGGCGATCGGCTCGAGCGTGGAAGTGGCGCTGGACATCCAGATCGTGCACAAGGCCTGA